ACGGCCGCGCGCCGTGGTGGATGCTGCGGGCCGGGAGAGCCCTGACCGACCAGGTGGGCTCGCACGGGTGCGTGCGGCTGCAGGAAGAAGATGCCATGGCGCTCTTCGAGTGGGCGGCGGAGGGCACTCCGGTCGAAGTGTTCTAGGCCGATCGCCAGCAGCCGCGCCGATCCGCGGACGGCAAAGAAATAGGCAATACTGCCCATCCCGGTGCCACGCGCGGCCGGTAGACTGGCCTGCGAAGCGCGCGCTCGCGCCGCCCTGGACCGCGCCCGCGGCCCCGGCGCCATCCCTCCCGCGGCAGGCCCCCTGATGGTCACCACGCTCGATCCTCCCGTCCGCGCCGCCCCCTCGCCCGTACGCCCGCGCCGGGGCGAGCTGGCGCTGGCGCTGCAGGAGGCGTTCACGGCGGCCGTGCGCCTGCGCACCCACCGCCAGCGCCCCAGCGACGCCGACACCTTTCGCGCACAGGTCAAGCACCTGCTAGCCCTGGCCAACCGCGACGCCACGCAGGCCGGCTACGACCCGCGATCCGTGAAGCTGGCGCTGTACGCGTACGCCGCCTTCCTGGACGAGTCCGTCCTGGGCTCCGGCGAGCCCGCGCTGGCCGGGTGGGCGCGCCAGTCGCTGCAGGAGGAGGTGTTCGGCGAGCACATGGCCGGCGAGACCTTTTTCGCGCACCTGGACGACCTGCTGGCGCGGCAGGACAGCGACGAGACGGCGGACGTGCTGGAGGTCTTTCTCCTCTGCCTGCTGCTCGGCTTCCGCGGCCGCTACGCGGGCACCAACGGGGGCGCGCTGGACGCGCACGTGCGCGCGGCGCGGGAAAAGGTGGAGCGCATCCGCGGCGGGCGCGAGCCGCTGTCTTCCCTGTGGCCGCTCCCGGCGGACGAGGCCGTGCCGCTGGACCACGATC
The Longimicrobium sp. genome window above contains:
- a CDS encoding DotU family type IV/VI secretion system protein; this translates as MVTTLDPPVRAAPSPVRPRRGELALALQEAFTAAVRLRTHRQRPSDADTFRAQVKHLLALANRDATQAGYDPRSVKLALYAYAAFLDESVLGSGEPALAGWARQSLQEEVFGEHMAGETFFAHLDDLLARQDSDETADVLEVFLLCLLLGFRGRYAGTNGGALDAHVRAAREKVERIRGGREPLSSLWPLPADEAVPLDHDPWVPRLWRAAAVACAVAVLLFLAYRLSLGSWVGEIRSLAALSAR